One Mycobacterium marseillense DNA window includes the following coding sequences:
- the purD gene encoding phosphoribosylamine--glycine ligase, translating into MRVLVIGSGAREHALLLALRKDAQVTGLAIAPGNAGTARLAEQHDVDVTSAEDVVALARTVRADLVVVGPEVPLVLGVADALRSAGIVCFGPGKDAARIEGSKAFAKEVMAAAGVRTAATEIVDSPARLDAALDRFGPPAGDAAWVVKDDRLAAGKGVVVTADRGAARAHAAGLLEAGHPVLLESYLDGPEVSLFCVVDGATVVPLLPAQDFKRVGDGDNGPNTGGMGAYAPVPWLPDEVYRDIVRNIVEPVAAEMVARDCPFSGLLYAGLAITANGPAVVEFNCRFGDPETQAVLALLESPLGQLLYAAGSGTLAEFGELRWHDGAAVTVVLAAENYPGRPRLGDIIVGSEADGVLHAGTARREDGEIVSSGGRVLSVVGTGVDLSAARTHAYDALRSIRLPGSHFRSDIAQLAAEGQIRV; encoded by the coding sequence GTGCGCGTCCTGGTGATCGGTTCCGGTGCCCGTGAGCATGCGCTGCTGCTGGCGCTGCGCAAGGACGCGCAAGTCACGGGACTGGCCATCGCCCCGGGCAACGCCGGCACGGCCCGGTTGGCCGAGCAGCACGACGTCGATGTCACCTCGGCGGAGGATGTCGTCGCCCTGGCGCGCACGGTCCGCGCCGACCTGGTGGTCGTCGGTCCCGAAGTGCCCCTCGTCCTCGGGGTGGCCGACGCGCTGCGGTCGGCCGGCATCGTCTGCTTCGGACCCGGCAAGGACGCCGCTCGCATCGAGGGCTCCAAGGCGTTCGCCAAAGAGGTCATGGCCGCGGCCGGCGTGCGCACCGCGGCCACTGAAATCGTCGACAGCCCCGCACGTTTAGACGCCGCGCTGGATCGCTTCGGTCCGCCGGCCGGCGATGCCGCCTGGGTGGTGAAGGACGACCGCCTGGCCGCCGGCAAGGGTGTCGTGGTGACCGCGGATCGCGGCGCGGCGCGAGCGCACGCCGCCGGGCTGCTCGAGGCAGGCCACCCGGTGCTGCTGGAGTCGTATTTGGATGGCCCGGAGGTGTCACTGTTCTGCGTCGTCGACGGCGCGACCGTGGTGCCGCTGCTGCCGGCGCAGGACTTCAAGCGCGTCGGTGACGGCGACAACGGGCCGAACACCGGCGGCATGGGCGCTTACGCGCCGGTCCCGTGGCTTCCCGACGAGGTTTATCGCGACATCGTCCGCAACATCGTCGAACCCGTTGCGGCCGAGATGGTTGCGCGCGACTGCCCGTTCAGCGGATTGCTGTATGCCGGGCTCGCGATCACCGCAAACGGGCCCGCGGTGGTCGAATTCAACTGCCGCTTCGGTGATCCCGAGACCCAAGCGGTGCTGGCCCTCCTGGAATCGCCACTCGGCCAACTCCTGTACGCGGCGGGCAGCGGCACGTTGGCGGAGTTCGGTGAGCTGCGCTGGCACGACGGTGCCGCGGTGACGGTGGTGCTGGCGGCGGAAAATTATCCCGGCCGTCCTCGTCTGGGCGACATCATCGTCGGCTCCGAGGCCGACGGGGTGCTGCACGCCGGGACCGCGCGGCGCGAGGACGGCGAGATCGTCTCCTCGGGTGGTCGCGTGCTGTCGGTGGTGGGGACCGGCGTCGACCTCTCGGCCGCGCGGACCCACGCGTATGACGCGCTGCGTTCGATCCGACTGCCGGGCAGTCATTTCCGCAGCGACATCGCCCAGTTGGCGGCCGAAGGTCAGATCCGCGTCTAG